In the Quercus lobata isolate SW786 chromosome 5, ValleyOak3.0 Primary Assembly, whole genome shotgun sequence genome, one interval contains:
- the LOC115990848 gene encoding receptor-like protein kinase FERONIA produces MEGISQSISKLLRLSGKGRSDEKKQNYSSDLPEGLCRRFSVGEIKKATNDFADDLVIGEGGFGKVYKGFIDDQGISVAIKRLKYSSIEGVVELTNEVVLLCQIRHPNLIRLIGYCIDEGEGCLVYEFMVNGNLHQHILICGTDHDPLPWKQRLAICIGVARGLHYLHTGLKHTIIHRDVKISNILLDEKWEAKLADFGLSKMGPPSLSKALIRVESLVKGTFGYLDPEYHRSQELTDKSDVYSFGVVLFELLCGRSILDPNLVAERQNLISWASKCKQEGTMNEIIDPYLMGKIAPLCFKIYFGIASSCVREEGKDRPAMGEVEVRLERALLLQEIADAAREEGEYDYPIDELTCNYSPIEMNRYDRGASPSTVGNPFWDSDSIELSDLSQTAN; encoded by the coding sequence ATGGAAGGTATATCTCAGTCTATTTCAAAGTTATTAAGGCTGTCCGGGAAGGGAAGGTCAGacgaaaaaaaacaaaattactcTTCAGATCTTCCTGAGGGATTATGTCGTCGATTTTCAGTCGGTGAGATCAAGAAAGCCACCAATGACTTCGCTGACGATTTAGTAATTGGTGAGGGGGGTTTTGGCAAAGTCTATAAGGGATTTATTGATGACCAAGGCATAAGCGTTGCAATAAAGCGTTTGAAATACAGCTCAATAGAGGGTGTTGTCGAGTTAACGAACGAGGTGGTGTTGCTTTGCCAGATACGCCACCCTAACCTCATCCGTCTCATCGGATATTGTATTGATGAAGGCGAAGGGTGCCTTGTCTACGAATTCATGGTCAATGGAAACCTGCACCAACACATCTTGATCTGCGGCACTGACCACGATCCCCTCCCGTGGAAACAAAGACTAGCGATTTGCATCGGAGTCGCGCGTGGACTGCACTATCTTCACACTGGGCTAAAGCATACTATTATCCACCGTGACGTGAAGATAAGCAACATTCTGTTGGACGAGAAATGGGAGGCCAAGTTGGCAGATTTCGGGTTGTCCAAGATGGGTCCCCCGAGTTTGTCAAAGGCTTTAATTAGGGTCGAATCTCTGGTGAAGGGTACTTTCGGATACCTGGATCCCGAATATCACAGGAGCCAGGAGCTGACCGATAAATCCGACGTCTACTCCTTCGGTGTAGTACTGTTTGAACTACTCTGTGGCAGATCAATATTGGATCCAAATTTGGTAGCGGAACGGCAGAATCTGATTAGCTGGGCCAGCAAATGTAAACAAGAAGGGACCATGAATGAGATAATTGATCCGTATCTGATGGGGAAGATAGCTCCATTGTGTTTCAAGATTTACTTCGGCATTGCGAGTTCTTGCGTGCGAGAAGAGGGAAAGGACCGTCCAGCAATGGGTGAAGTGGAGGTAAGACTTGAACGTGCACTGCTGTTGCAAGAGATCGCAGATGCTGCAAGGGAGGAAGGTGAATATGACTATCCCATTGATGAATTAACCTGTAATTATTCTCCGATTGAGATGAACAGATATGACAGAGGTGCTTCTCCGTCTACGGTTGGGAATCCTTTTTGGGATTCAGATAGCATCGAATTATCTGATTTATCACAAACAgctaattaa